In Myxococcales bacterium, the following proteins share a genomic window:
- a CDS encoding glycosyltransferase — protein sequence METALVVLYFAVLLLLCGYGVHRAHLVLLVARHRRRLAQAVCTPEISESDLPSVTVQLPLYNEATVVARLLEAAATIDYPRDRLEIQVLDDSSDETRSIAEAKVAELRRQGLDMVYIRRPDRVGYKAGALDYGLSRAKGELVAIFDADFIPQPRFLRDVVGHFQNPNTGMVQTRWGHLNRNHSLLTSIQALMLDGHHLVENRARFGAGLMFNFSGTGGIWRRAAIKEAGGWQHDTLTEDLDLSYRAQLAGWRFVYRPDVITPAELPEDMSAFRAQQFRWAKGTVQTSRKLMGRLIASKLTFSQRLEAFFHLTPHFAYPLMVLLSVLLLPALILMPATDPRMMLIVDLPLCLGATGSLAGFYIVAERAQGRSAWMAVKRLPLLIALGAGLAPHLSRAVYEGLNSMSGEFVRTPKKGIIAGRYRQHAELPMLEIGLALLSAVSVVAALETGHWFAAPFASLFTFGYSYVAWLVVAEQVAVRKAVLARASEPPAEPAEAPVLSRAA from the coding sequence ATGGAAACCGCCCTCGTCGTCCTCTACTTCGCCGTCCTCCTCCTGCTCTGTGGTTATGGCGTGCACCGCGCTCACCTGGTGCTGCTCGTGGCGCGTCACCGTCGCCGCCTGGCCCAGGCCGTCTGCACTCCCGAGATCAGCGAGAGTGATCTGCCGTCCGTGACGGTCCAGCTCCCGCTCTACAACGAGGCCACGGTCGTGGCGCGTTTGCTCGAAGCGGCGGCCACCATCGACTACCCGCGCGATCGGCTGGAGATCCAGGTGCTCGACGACTCGTCGGACGAGACCCGCTCGATCGCTGAGGCCAAGGTCGCGGAGCTGCGCCGCCAGGGCCTCGACATGGTCTACATCCGCCGTCCCGACCGCGTGGGCTACAAGGCCGGCGCCCTCGACTACGGTCTGTCCCGGGCGAAGGGCGAGCTGGTCGCGATCTTCGACGCGGACTTCATCCCGCAGCCGCGCTTTCTCCGCGACGTCGTGGGCCACTTTCAGAACCCAAACACCGGCATGGTCCAGACGCGCTGGGGTCACCTGAACCGCAACCACAGCCTGCTCACCAGCATTCAGGCGTTGATGCTCGACGGCCACCACTTGGTGGAAAATCGCGCCCGCTTCGGCGCGGGGTTGATGTTCAACTTCTCCGGCACGGGTGGCATCTGGCGGCGCGCGGCCATCAAAGAGGCCGGCGGCTGGCAGCACGACACGCTCACCGAAGATCTGGATCTGTCCTACCGGGCGCAGCTCGCCGGATGGCGCTTCGTCTATCGGCCCGACGTCATCACCCCGGCAGAGCTGCCGGAGGACATGAGCGCGTTTCGCGCGCAGCAGTTCCGCTGGGCGAAGGGCACGGTGCAGACCTCCCGCAAGCTCATGGGGCGGCTGATCGCCTCCAAGCTCACCTTCTCTCAACGCCTCGAGGCCTTCTTCCACCTCACGCCGCACTTCGCTTATCCGCTGATGGTGCTGCTCTCGGTGCTGCTCTTGCCGGCGCTGATCCTGATGCCCGCGACGGATCCGCGCATGATGCTGATCGTCGACCTGCCGCTCTGCCTCGGTGCGACGGGCTCCCTCGCCGGCTTCTACATCGTCGCTGAGCGGGCTCAGGGCCGCTCGGCATGGATGGCCGTCAAACGCCTGCCGCTCCTGATCGCCCTCGGTGCTGGGCTCGCCCCGCATCTGTCTCGAGCCGTCTACGAGGGCCTGAACAGCATGTCGGGCGAGTTCGTCCGGACCCCGAAGAAGGGCATCATTGCCGGCCGTTACCGGCAACACGCCGAGCTGCCGATGCTCGAGATCGGCCTGGCCCTCTTGAGTGCCGTCAGCGTCGTCGCGGCGCTTGAAACCGGGCACTGGTTCGCCGCGCCATTCGCTTCGCTGTTCACCTTCGGCTACTCCTACGTGGCCTGGCTGGTGGTGGCGGAGCAGGTCGCCGTTCGCAAGGCGGTCCTCGCCCGGGCGTCCGAGCCGCCGGCCGAGCCCGCGGAAGCGCCGGTGCTCTCCCGGGCAGCCTGA
- a CDS encoding serine/threonine protein kinase, with translation MGQLIFCLGSMTGEDETPPSELVAGKYRLTRLLGRGGMGSVWEGVHSSLGTRVAVKFIETEFVDSAEARSRFENEARAAAQLLSKHVVKVFDHGVMSDRRPYIVMEYLSGEPLDSRLNRVGRLSIAETAQIVMHVSRALLKAHDVGIVHRDLKPENVFLVHDDEDGTEIAKVVDFGIAKFTDGSTGLSSSTRTGSVLGTPYYMSPEQARGLRGIDYRSDLWSLVVIAYRCVVGRLPFSGEAVGDLLVQLCVAPTPIPSQLEAGIPPGFDGWVARGLAKEPAGRFQSAAELSDALAQLAGITRSRMHSMESALASSPTQVAPSTHATPIRVEGVTAAPFTTQNAHSPPKKSNAGLLIGAVVGGLLLLGVASLVVMRVASGSGTSNPEPAIVAVTGVDPATTETAAPAPTPTPTPSVQPTVEPPTSASASAEPPTAEKPPTTPQVPHTGGGKTSGGKTTGGKTTGGKTTGGKTTGGTDVGY, from the coding sequence ATGGGCCAGCTAATCTTCTGCCTCGGTTCGATGACGGGAGAGGACGAGACACCGCCAAGCGAGCTCGTTGCGGGGAAGTATCGCCTGACCCGCCTGCTCGGCCGTGGCGGCATGGGGTCGGTCTGGGAGGGGGTTCACAGCTCCCTTGGTACCCGCGTCGCCGTGAAGTTCATCGAGACCGAATTCGTCGACAGCGCCGAGGCCCGCAGTCGATTTGAAAACGAGGCGCGAGCGGCGGCGCAGCTGCTGAGCAAGCACGTGGTCAAGGTGTTCGACCACGGGGTGATGAGCGACCGGCGCCCTTACATCGTGATGGAGTACCTGTCGGGCGAACCGCTCGACTCGCGGTTGAATCGAGTGGGCCGACTCTCCATCGCCGAGACCGCGCAGATCGTCATGCACGTGTCCCGCGCCCTGCTAAAGGCTCACGACGTCGGCATCGTGCACCGGGATCTCAAGCCCGAGAACGTGTTCCTCGTTCACGACGACGAGGACGGCACGGAGATCGCCAAGGTCGTCGACTTTGGCATCGCGAAGTTCACCGACGGCTCCACCGGTCTCTCGTCGTCGACCCGCACGGGCTCGGTGCTCGGGACGCCGTATTACATGAGCCCCGAGCAGGCCCGGGGACTGCGGGGGATCGACTACCGCTCCGACCTGTGGTCGTTGGTGGTCATCGCCTATCGGTGTGTGGTGGGTCGGCTGCCGTTCAGCGGTGAAGCGGTGGGTGATCTGCTGGTGCAGCTGTGTGTTGCGCCGACACCCATCCCCTCGCAGCTCGAGGCCGGCATTCCACCCGGTTTCGACGGCTGGGTCGCCCGCGGTCTGGCGAAGGAACCCGCGGGTCGCTTCCAGAGCGCCGCGGAGCTATCGGACGCGCTCGCGCAACTGGCGGGCATCACCCGCTCGCGCATGCACTCCATGGAGTCCGCGCTCGCTTCGAGCCCCACTCAAGTCGCGCCGTCGACCCACGCGACACCGATCCGGGTCGAGGGTGTGACCGCGGCGCCGTTCACGACTCAAAACGCACATTCCCCGCCGAAGAAGAGCAACGCCGGGCTGCTGATCGGTGCGGTCGTGGGCGGGCTGCTGTTGTTGGGTGTGGCTTCGCTCGTGGTGATGCGCGTCGCTTCGGGGTCGGGAACCTCCAACCCCGAGCCCGCGATCGTCGCGGTGACCGGGGTCGATCCCGCCACCACTGAAACGGCCGCGCCGGCGCCGACCCCGACTCCGACCCCCTCTGTCCAGCCGACAGTCGAGCCTCCAACCTCGGCGAGTGCCTCCGCCGAGCCGCCGACCGCCGAAAAGCCGCCCACCACCCCGCAGGTCCCACACACCGGCGGCGGCAAGACCAGCGGCGGCAAGACCACCGGCGGCAAGACCACCGGCGGCAAGACCACCGGCGGCAAGACCACCGGCGGGACTGACGTCGGGTACTGA
- a CDS encoding serine/threonine protein kinase produces MGLVCLATHLVLDELVILKFVRPDLAGNEEAVERLLVEARLAAQLRGNHFARIYDAGRLEDGVPYLAMEHLVGHTLADELEARGGTLPEAEAVEWIIQACTALEECHEIGIVHRDVKPENLFLAEPARGDRVLKLIDFGISKHIHLNRGQRRLTNPGESLGSPWYMAPEQMRTPHLVDRRADIWSLGVVLFELVGGRMPFDGNTLAEVCAQVLCAEPAPLSAAANAVGPGLSGVVARCLNKDPQQRYATAGALAGALRNWATGDAPAIGSALENPDASLLPMAPELGSAAPVPVLPLDPEVELGVPDESEASDYARGALRIPGERRWGPAFAGLGMIAATVASVLLVVPEVRAKVARVSSHYTQGWLTPAQLGVSIPDSEISPSLRPVRPALALISVPPSEFEFNETGSTTVQPAESRPAMTKPFVKPAHSGGADAVAAEPKLSLAEIAARRAGYQQYLRDNGLVTVKEALEDLGSSKVSGDNPY; encoded by the coding sequence ATGGGCCTGGTCTGCCTGGCAACCCACTTGGTGTTGGACGAACTGGTCATCCTGAAGTTCGTACGGCCGGACCTGGCCGGAAACGAAGAGGCCGTCGAACGTTTGCTGGTGGAGGCACGCCTAGCCGCCCAGTTACGCGGCAACCACTTCGCGCGAATCTACGACGCGGGGCGGCTCGAAGACGGTGTGCCGTATCTTGCGATGGAGCACCTCGTCGGGCACACCTTGGCCGATGAGCTCGAAGCCCGTGGCGGGACGTTGCCGGAAGCCGAAGCCGTAGAGTGGATTATCCAGGCCTGCACCGCGCTGGAGGAATGTCACGAAATCGGCATCGTGCATCGAGACGTCAAGCCGGAGAACCTATTCCTGGCCGAGCCTGCGCGCGGCGATCGCGTGTTGAAGCTGATTGACTTCGGCATATCGAAGCACATTCATCTCAACCGCGGACAGCGCCGGCTCACGAACCCCGGCGAAAGTCTTGGTTCTCCCTGGTACATGGCTCCCGAACAAATGCGCACGCCACACCTGGTGGATCGACGCGCGGACATCTGGAGCCTCGGCGTGGTGTTGTTCGAGCTCGTCGGCGGTCGCATGCCGTTCGACGGCAACACGTTGGCTGAGGTCTGTGCGCAAGTGCTGTGCGCGGAGCCCGCGCCGCTATCCGCGGCCGCCAACGCCGTTGGGCCGGGGCTGTCGGGCGTGGTGGCCCGTTGTTTGAACAAGGACCCCCAACAACGCTACGCCACGGCGGGCGCACTGGCTGGCGCGCTGCGAAACTGGGCAACAGGGGACGCGCCGGCGATCGGTAGCGCACTCGAAAACCCGGACGCATCGCTGCTGCCCATGGCACCGGAGCTGGGCTCGGCCGCGCCTGTTCCGGTCCTCCCGCTCGACCCAGAAGTCGAGCTGGGCGTGCCGGACGAATCAGAGGCGTCCGACTATGCGCGGGGTGCTTTGCGCATACCGGGGGAGCGGCGCTGGGGGCCGGCGTTTGCGGGCCTGGGCATGATCGCGGCGACCGTCGCCTCTGTACTGCTAGTGGTACCCGAAGTCCGTGCCAAGGTAGCCCGGGTCTCGTCGCACTACACTCAGGGATGGCTCACGCCGGCGCAATTGGGTGTGTCCATTCCTGATTCGGAGATAAGCCCATCACTGCGACCCGTGCGTCCCGCCTTGGCGCTCATCAGCGTCCCGCCCAGCGAGTTCGAATTCAACGAAACTGGAAGCACGACGGTGCAACCTGCGGAATCACGACCCGCGATGACGAAGCCGTTCGTGAAGCCGGCGCACTCCGGGGGAGCTGACGCGGTGGCAGCGGAGCCAAAGCTTTCGCTCGCGGAAATTGCCGCGCGCAGGGCGGGCTACCAGCAGTACCTACGAGACAACGGACTCGTGACGGTAAAAGAAGCACTGGAAGACCTCGGGTCTAGCAAGGTCTCCGGCGACAACCCGTACTGA
- a CDS encoding glycosyltransferase family 2 protein, with the protein MTDAPRISIVIPIYNEEGILHSAVVDLRERLGPYGWKYEIILAENGSRDRTVELARELCGKYPEVRFISAGEPNYGKALRAGILEARGELVLCDEIDLCDTDFHRRAIELLDSGRADMVIGSKLIGGAEDERPLLRHAASVFYTGLLRVLLGFKGTDTHGLKAFRRATLLPLVRACLVEKDVFASELVIRAYRQDFRVLEIPVRVMEKRPPSINLAKRVPNVLKSIIKLTWAIRVKG; encoded by the coding sequence ATGACTGACGCACCCCGCATCTCCATCGTCATCCCGATCTACAACGAGGAGGGCATCCTGCACTCCGCGGTCGTCGACCTGCGCGAGCGGCTCGGCCCCTACGGCTGGAAGTACGAGATCATCCTGGCGGAGAACGGCTCGCGCGACCGCACGGTCGAGCTCGCGCGGGAGCTGTGTGGCAAGTACCCCGAGGTCCGCTTCATCTCGGCCGGCGAACCCAACTACGGCAAGGCGCTCCGCGCTGGGATCTTGGAAGCCCGCGGCGAGCTGGTCCTGTGTGACGAGATTGATCTGTGCGACACCGACTTTCACCGCCGCGCCATCGAGCTGCTCGACTCCGGTCGGGCCGACATGGTCATCGGTTCGAAGCTGATCGGCGGAGCCGAGGACGAACGCCCGCTCTTGAGACACGCAGCCAGTGTGTTCTACACCGGGCTCTTGCGCGTGCTGCTCGGGTTCAAGGGCACCGACACTCACGGGCTCAAGGCCTTCCGGCGCGCGACACTGTTGCCGCTGGTCCGCGCCTGCCTGGTCGAAAAAGACGTCTTCGCGAGCGAGCTGGTGATTCGAGCCTATCGCCAGGACTTTCGGGTGCTCGAGATCCCGGTGCGGGTGATGGAGAAGCGCCCGCCTTCCATCAATTTGGCGAAGCGTGTGCCCAATGTGCTGAAGAGCATCATCAAGCTCACCTGGGCGATTCGGGTCAAAGGCTGA
- a CDS encoding integration host factor subunit alpha, translated as MTKADIVQAVYARLGGFSKKESADLVDLVFETMKETLGRGEKIKISGFGNFVLRDKRQRQGRNPQTGDPIVITERRVLNFKASQLLKQALNDERTGGPTGVSPELAKE; from the coding sequence ATGACCAAGGCCGACATCGTCCAAGCCGTTTACGCGAGGCTCGGGGGCTTCTCGAAGAAGGAGTCAGCCGATCTCGTGGATCTGGTTTTCGAGACCATGAAGGAGACCCTGGGGCGGGGCGAGAAGATCAAGATCTCGGGCTTCGGCAATTTCGTGCTCCGCGACAAGCGGCAGCGGCAGGGTCGCAATCCTCAGACCGGCGATCCCATCGTCATCACGGAGCGCCGGGTGCTGAACTTCAAAGCGAGCCAGCTGCTCAAGCAGGCGCTCAATGACGAACGCACGGGCGGCCCCACGGGTGTCTCCCCCGAGCTCGCGAAGGAGTAA
- a CDS encoding adenylate/guanylate cyclase domain-containing protein, which translates to MANEVVVERVVVCKADAALLWPLITDTERLNRAVGLGRLSITPNDSDSASRHVVSTVSGGFPLEYEEWPFEWVEPKRFSVRRDVRRGLVTRLSNVFELAPGPEGGTQVTVRVSAVPKYGFISPVLRLQMSRVVGRIAAQVEQMDQELSDRSGRSLDAGRGAVGHDTLERIAKSYLESLPTEERSAGQQLIELVGKASDVAVDRIRPFELADAWGERREVVLGACLHGVGAGLLELSWDLVCPSCRTASERMRSMTELGAHAHCQLCDISFDLDLDQAVEATFRPTEAIRVVDEGPYCIGGPARTPHVLAQTILPAGGSVELWAPSKAGRYRLFVRGGPASILRVGPDGASSLVAKSVGETLEPAQADIQPGASITVQQDDTRERHVKLERVDFKQAAATAHHVSMMPEFRRQFAREVLRPGLTLRISRVALLFSDLTGSTALYTEVGDARAFKVVQSHFELLNRLLSEHSGVLVKTIGDAVMAAFVREEDAVGAAQAMHREFGAFRQSEPDAVGVRLKIGVHAGPCYVVTANGVLDYFGQTVNVAARLQGAADGGELVMADELAEKAAMNSWLAPALRREQFSAELKGLRDPLIAARILIDDGK; encoded by the coding sequence ATGGCGAATGAGGTGGTCGTCGAGCGGGTGGTGGTCTGCAAGGCCGACGCCGCACTCTTGTGGCCGCTGATCACGGACACCGAACGGCTGAACCGCGCCGTTGGCCTCGGGCGCCTCAGCATCACGCCCAACGACAGCGACAGCGCCTCGCGACACGTCGTGAGCACCGTGTCGGGCGGCTTCCCGCTCGAGTACGAGGAGTGGCCGTTCGAGTGGGTGGAGCCAAAACGCTTCAGCGTGAGGCGGGACGTGCGGCGAGGTTTGGTGACGCGGCTGAGCAACGTGTTCGAGCTCGCGCCGGGTCCCGAGGGTGGAACCCAGGTGACGGTGCGCGTCTCGGCCGTGCCCAAGTACGGGTTCATCTCACCGGTGCTCAGGCTCCAGATGTCGCGCGTGGTCGGGCGCATCGCAGCGCAAGTCGAGCAGATGGATCAGGAGCTCAGCGACAGGAGCGGGCGAAGCCTGGATGCCGGCCGAGGCGCCGTGGGCCACGACACCCTCGAGCGCATCGCCAAGTCCTACCTCGAGTCGCTTCCGACGGAGGAACGGAGCGCGGGTCAACAGCTGATCGAGCTGGTTGGCAAAGCTTCGGACGTGGCGGTGGACCGCATCCGCCCCTTCGAGCTGGCCGACGCCTGGGGAGAGCGGCGCGAGGTCGTGCTCGGCGCCTGTCTGCACGGGGTCGGCGCGGGCTTGCTGGAGCTGAGCTGGGATCTGGTGTGCCCGAGCTGTCGCACAGCTTCGGAGCGCATGCGATCGATGACGGAGCTCGGCGCCCACGCCCACTGCCAGCTATGTGACATCTCCTTCGATCTGGATCTGGATCAGGCCGTGGAGGCTACCTTCCGACCGACGGAGGCCATCCGTGTTGTCGATGAGGGACCGTACTGCATCGGCGGACCGGCGCGCACACCCCACGTGCTCGCACAGACCATCCTGCCGGCGGGCGGCAGCGTCGAGCTGTGGGCCCCGAGCAAGGCGGGCCGTTACCGCCTGTTCGTGCGCGGCGGCCCCGCTTCGATCTTGCGCGTCGGCCCCGACGGGGCGTCGAGCTTGGTCGCCAAATCCGTCGGCGAAACGCTGGAGCCCGCACAGGCGGACATCCAGCCGGGCGCGAGCATCACAGTCCAGCAAGACGACACCCGTGAACGCCACGTGAAGCTCGAACGGGTGGACTTCAAACAGGCGGCCGCCACCGCACACCACGTCAGCATGATGCCCGAGTTCCGGCGCCAGTTCGCCCGCGAGGTCTTGCGCCCGGGGCTGACGCTGCGCATCTCGCGAGTCGCGCTCTTGTTCAGCGATCTGACCGGCTCGACGGCGCTCTACACCGAGGTGGGGGATGCCCGCGCGTTCAAGGTCGTGCAATCACACTTCGAGCTCTTGAACCGACTGCTCAGCGAGCACAGCGGCGTACTGGTGAAGACCATCGGGGATGCGGTGATGGCCGCGTTCGTTCGGGAAGAAGACGCGGTGGGCGCCGCTCAGGCGATGCACCGTGAATTCGGCGCCTTTCGCCAGAGCGAGCCGGACGCCGTCGGTGTTCGACTCAAGATCGGCGTGCACGCCGGCCCCTGCTACGTGGTCACCGCCAACGGCGTACTCGACTACTTCGGCCAGACCGTCAACGTGGCCGCTCGGCTGCAGGGCGCGGCGGACGGTGGGGAGCTGGTCATGGCGGACGAGCTGGCGGAGAAGGCCGCCATGAACAGCTGGCTGGCTCCTGCGCTCCGGCGCGAGCAATTCTCCGCGGAGCTCAAGGGACTGCGTGACCCGCTGATCGCAGCTCGCATTCTGATCGACGACGGCAAATGA
- a CDS encoding HAD family hydrolase: MSARRAALFDMDRTLIRRDSASLYVRYQRDQGEVGLGYSLRVGWWLFKYTLGVIDAEKVAGRALASYRGKSEAWMLERCQNWFGDYVLPHVTAGGREAVERHRAEGDLLAIVTGATRYAAAPLARELGIDHVVCTELELDDSGCFTGRLQAPMCYGRGKITRTERLADAHGFSLHEASFYTDSITDRPLLEKVAVPIVVNPDGRLRRLAQQRNWRIERW; encoded by the coding sequence ATGTCCGCCCGCCGCGCCGCCCTGTTCGACATGGATCGAACGCTGATCCGACGCGACAGCGCGAGCCTGTACGTGCGTTATCAACGCGACCAGGGGGAGGTCGGTCTCGGATACTCACTCCGGGTCGGCTGGTGGTTGTTCAAATACACGCTCGGGGTGATCGACGCGGAGAAGGTCGCCGGGCGTGCCCTCGCGTCCTATCGCGGCAAGTCCGAGGCCTGGATGCTGGAGCGTTGCCAGAACTGGTTCGGCGACTACGTGCTGCCCCACGTCACGGCTGGCGGTCGTGAGGCCGTCGAACGCCATCGCGCTGAGGGGGATCTGCTGGCCATCGTCACCGGAGCAACCCGCTACGCCGCCGCGCCGCTGGCGCGGGAGCTCGGCATCGATCACGTCGTGTGCACCGAGCTCGAGCTCGACGACAGCGGCTGTTTCACCGGCCGGCTGCAGGCCCCGATGTGCTACGGGCGAGGGAAGATCACCCGCACCGAGCGGCTCGCCGATGCACATGGCTTCTCGCTCCACGAAGCCTCGTTCTACACGGACAGCATCACCGACCGGCCGCTGCTCGAAAAGGTCGCGGTCCCCATCGTGGTGAACCCGGACGGACGCCTGCGCCGCCTGGCTCAGCAGCGCAACTGGCGCATCGAGCGCTGGTAG
- a CDS encoding PEGA domain-containing protein yields the protein MRLVRSFLAGGLARVIIGAAVLGSIVSVAPPTVAQSAADKATARQLATQGIDQYKAGKFTEALDKLQRAEQLYDAPVHLVYIARCQAQLGQFVEAAEAYRRLVRTQLPDNAPQVFKDAVADAKKELPDVEPKIAALRINIEPAGAEGLKLEIDGMDVPTAALGADRPVNPGRRKVTVSAKGYKSLEETLELKPGEKKKLQLKLEVDPDAAAAGAGGAGGSGGEGGASAGAGGAKNGGEGGAAGAAPAEAEGNFGFLVGARVGASIPAGELASGYQMKDFFGPGGGVELRGGVRVFRQYSALLLFGANSYQPGKSLELGPPETTIKVVPQGIDLGVGLMYSAPPGKMGLFGELDFLFIHRFDVKRDIDWKAPRADCSQTLKALGTALRLTGGLQIPMTPWLQLSPYAAIAFGQSADFSLEDGCGKATTPPDPPNSNRVPLFPEAGYGNIPKTPWGDPEGPTKAGHFVVSLGIGGDILFGSDKPSKL from the coding sequence ATGCGCCTGGTTCGAAGCTTTCTTGCGGGCGGGCTCGCCCGCGTCATCATCGGGGCCGCGGTGCTCGGTTCGATCGTCAGCGTGGCGCCGCCGACCGTGGCCCAGTCTGCTGCCGACAAGGCCACCGCGCGTCAGCTCGCGACGCAGGGCATCGATCAGTACAAGGCGGGCAAGTTCACCGAGGCCCTGGACAAACTCCAGCGCGCAGAGCAGCTCTACGACGCGCCCGTTCATCTCGTCTACATCGCTCGCTGTCAGGCGCAGCTGGGTCAGTTCGTCGAGGCTGCCGAGGCGTATCGCCGGCTCGTGCGCACCCAGCTCCCCGACAACGCACCGCAGGTCTTCAAGGACGCCGTGGCGGACGCCAAGAAAGAGCTGCCGGACGTCGAGCCGAAGATTGCCGCGCTGCGCATCAACATCGAGCCGGCGGGTGCGGAAGGTTTGAAGCTCGAGATCGATGGCATGGACGTGCCCACCGCCGCGTTGGGCGCGGATCGTCCGGTGAACCCAGGACGCCGGAAGGTCACCGTCTCGGCCAAAGGATACAAGTCACTGGAGGAGACGCTCGAGCTGAAGCCCGGCGAGAAGAAGAAGCTGCAGCTCAAGCTCGAGGTCGATCCCGACGCAGCGGCGGCGGGGGCAGGCGGAGCGGGCGGCAGTGGTGGCGAAGGCGGCGCGAGCGCGGGCGCTGGCGGCGCGAAGAACGGCGGCGAAGGGGGCGCCGCTGGTGCCGCGCCCGCGGAGGCTGAGGGGAATTTCGGATTTCTGGTCGGGGCCCGGGTCGGCGCGAGCATCCCCGCGGGCGAGCTGGCCAGCGGCTATCAGATGAAGGACTTCTTCGGCCCAGGCGGCGGGGTCGAGCTGCGGGGCGGCGTGCGCGTGTTCCGCCAGTACTCGGCGCTGCTCCTGTTCGGAGCCAACAGTTACCAGCCCGGGAAGAGCCTCGAGCTCGGGCCACCGGAGACGACGATCAAGGTGGTGCCTCAGGGCATCGATCTCGGCGTCGGGCTGATGTATTCGGCACCGCCGGGCAAGATGGGGCTGTTTGGCGAGCTCGACTTCCTGTTCATCCACCGCTTCGACGTGAAGCGGGACATCGACTGGAAGGCGCCCCGCGCCGACTGCAGCCAGACACTCAAGGCCCTCGGCACTGCGCTCCGGCTCACAGGCGGGCTTCAGATCCCGATGACCCCGTGGCTTCAGCTCTCGCCCTACGCGGCCATTGCGTTTGGGCAATCCGCGGATTTCAGCCTGGAAGACGGCTGCGGAAAAGCCACGACGCCGCCCGATCCCCCCAACTCCAACCGGGTGCCGCTCTTCCCCGAGGCTGGCTACGGAAACATCCCCAAGACCCCATGGGGGGACCCTGAAGGCCCGACCAAGGCCGGCCACTTCGTCGTCAGCCTCGGAATCGGCGGCGACATCTTGTTCGGTAGCGACAAACCCTCGAAATTGTAA
- a CDS encoding FAD-dependent oxidoreductase codes for MSADERKSHVPVAILGAGLTGMSAALQLQEAGVAHRIFEKLGHAGGHAITLEEGGYRFDRTGHLLHLRNAALRPRVLGWIGDDHTTVQRSSVIWSNGVYTRYPFQANTFGLPSDVAYECVMGFVQAHFATDKPEPKNFEEFCQIHFGAGISRHFMLPYNSRLWGVHPSEITAAWCQRFVPLPKLEDVIAGAVGVSGRELGYNQSFVYPRLGIGELPKAMARELPKLELGRSPERIDCAERRLTFADGEQVTYDALVSTAPLPALVSLLSDAPAAIRAAAQKLRANPLYYLDVALDAPCGKPYHWVYVPEAEYPFYRVGCYSHFSPAMAPDGKSCLYVELADREAPDLTKLLPRVAQGLTEMGLIRGPEAIAFARVRKIDYAYVIFDHAYFDALAVVKPFLAEQNIVLAGRYGDWNYSSMEDALLFGQDAATRARELIG; via the coding sequence ATGTCCGCCGACGAGCGAAAATCCCACGTGCCGGTCGCCATATTGGGCGCCGGGCTCACGGGTATGAGCGCCGCCCTCCAGCTGCAGGAGGCGGGCGTCGCTCACCGCATCTTCGAGAAGCTGGGCCACGCCGGCGGTCACGCCATTACCCTCGAAGAGGGCGGTTACCGCTTCGATCGCACCGGCCACCTCTTGCACCTTCGGAACGCTGCCTTGCGCCCGCGCGTGCTCGGCTGGATCGGCGACGATCACACGACAGTACAGCGCAGCAGCGTGATTTGGTCGAACGGCGTCTACACGCGGTATCCATTTCAAGCCAACACCTTCGGCTTGCCGTCGGACGTCGCCTACGAGTGTGTGATGGGCTTCGTGCAGGCGCACTTCGCCACGGACAAACCGGAGCCGAAGAACTTCGAAGAGTTCTGCCAGATCCACTTCGGCGCGGGCATCAGCCGCCACTTCATGCTCCCGTACAACTCGCGGCTCTGGGGTGTACACCCGAGCGAGATCACCGCCGCCTGGTGCCAGCGCTTCGTCCCACTTCCCAAGCTCGAAGACGTGATCGCCGGAGCAGTCGGTGTGAGTGGGCGAGAGCTCGGGTACAACCAGAGCTTCGTCTACCCGCGACTCGGCATCGGCGAGCTTCCGAAGGCCATGGCGCGGGAGCTCCCGAAGCTCGAGCTCGGACGCTCGCCGGAGCGCATCGACTGCGCCGAGCGCCGCCTGACCTTCGCCGACGGCGAGCAGGTGACCTACGACGCCTTGGTCAGCACGGCCCCCCTACCCGCGCTGGTCTCGCTGCTGTCCGACGCACCAGCGGCCATCCGGGCGGCGGCCCAGAAGCTCCGGGCAAACCCGCTCTATTACCTCGACGTTGCCCTCGATGCGCCGTGCGGCAAACCCTACCACTGGGTGTACGTCCCGGAGGCCGAGTATCCCTTCTATCGGGTTGGCTGCTACTCGCATTTTTCCCCGGCCATGGCGCCCGACGGAAAATCGTGTCTGTACGTCGAGCTAGCGGACCGCGAAGCCCCGGACCTCACGAAGCTCTTGCCTCGCGTCGCGCAAGGCCTGACGGAAATGGGGCTGATCAGAGGCCCCGAGGCGATCGCTTTCGCGCGCGTGCGGAAGATCGACTACGCATACGTCATCTTCGATCATGCGTATTTCGACGCTCTCGCCGTGGTCAAGCCGTTCCTCGCCGAACAGAACATCGTGCTGGCCGGCCGCTACGGAGACTGGAACTACTCTTCGATGGAAGACGCTCTGCTCTTCGGTCAAGACGCCGCAACACGAGCCCGGGAGCTGATCGGATGA